The genomic DNA CACGGGACCGATCATTCTGCTCTATCCATTCGTCCAGAAATACTTCGTAAAGGGTCTGACGATTGGAGCCGTCAAAGGTTAGAACCGGGATACCGGCTAACATAGATATCAGCTTGGAGGAAATACAGATGAGGTAACCAAAAGGAGGAGTCAACATGTTAAAAACCAAGAAACGCTTGTCGCTGCTGCTGGTGCTATCGTTAATGATCACTTTGCTGGCGGCCTGCGGCGGGGGTACAGCGTCCAATTCGCCAGGAAACGAAGGTACAGAAAAAGCGGCGAATGGGGAAGGAGCGGCCGGAGAGAAGCTGGAGAAGGTGAAGCTGACCTGGTATCTCGTCGGCGATGCGCATAAAGATCAGAGCAAAATCGTTGCCGAATGGAACAAGATGCTGGAAAGAGATCTGAATACGACAGTTGACCTCAAGTTTACGACGTGGAACGACTGGATGACCAAGTATAACCTGCTGCTGACGTCCGGCGAGAAAATCGATATGATTTTCGCCTCCAGCTGGGCGGATTTCTACAAGCTCTCGAAGCAAGGGGCATTCCTCGATCTGAAAGACCTCTTGCCACAGTATGCGCCGGTCACTTGGGGGAACGTCCCGAAAGAGGATTGGGACTCGGTAACGGTCAGCGGAGGAATCTATGCGGTGCCAAATACGAACCCGGAATATACGCCGCTGGGCTACGTTTACCGTGAAGATTGGCGTAAAGAATTCGGTCTCCCTGAATTTACGGACCTGGATTCCATCGAAGCCTATCTGGATGCCGTAAAGACGCAGAAGAAGGTCATTCCGATTAACGGAGCAGCCTATGAGAATGTAAACAGCTTGTATAAATTCTGGAATGACTTCCAATTGATTGGCGGCGACGTCATTGGCGCAACATCCTATGACAATCCGCGCGACATTCAGATTCTTCCGTACACCGAGGAGTTTGAGGCCTGGGTGAAGAGAATGAAGACATGGGAGCAAAAAGGCTACTGGAACAAAAACGCGCTTTCTTCCAACCAGGAGGCAGGCGACTTCATTAAAACCGGCCAAGGCGCGATTTACTGGCGCAACCCGTCCAGTGCGGGCGGATTTATCAATGAAGTGAAAGCGAAAAATCTGGATATGGAAATCGGCTATTTCCCATTCAGCCGCTTCCACAACTATGTCATTCCAACGCTGCCGAGCTCGAATGCCATGGCAATTCCTAAGAGTTCCGTCAACCCTGAGCGTTCCCTGATGGTGCTGGATAAGCTGCGCAACGATCCGGAATATTTCAATCTGATGACTTATGGCATCGAAGGCACGCACTGGGCGAAAGGCGAGGACGACAAGACGATTGTTATTCCTGCGCCGGGGGTGAATTTGGATGAAACGCCGCGTTACGACATTGCCAGCTGGGGCTGGCGCTATGAGCCGAACATGAAAAAAGAGAAAGGCGGCTGGGACGGATTGGATGTGCTGAAGGAAGAATTCAAGCCAATCAGCAAGCCGGATATTTTCGGACCGATTTATCTCGATTATGCGCCTGTTAAGGCTGAGCTCGCAGCCGTAAACCAAGTGTTCGAGCAATATGGTAAACCGCTTATGCTTGGATTGACCTCGGATGTTGACGCTTCCCTGAAGACATACCGCGAGAAGCTGAAGACCGCAGGCGTCGACAAGCTGCTGGAGTATATCCAGGAGGAAGCGAACAAGTATTTTGACGAAAGAGGCATTGAGTAATTGAAGGATGGAGGAAGCGGCGAATATTCGTCGCTTCTTTATTAAACGGGAGCGGTAGTGTGAGAGCTCAGGCAGGATGAAAGGCAGCGTTATAAGACATGTGTTAGAGAGAGGAGAACGCCCGCAATGCATAGCACAAAACAACTCTCCGATGCCGTCGAAGTATGGTGGAGTTCAGAGGCCGATCCGGGGAAATTGAAATGGTTTGAAGGGCCGCGCGACATTCCCTACAGGTTGAGCCGGCAGCCGGATATCGCTTTGACGTTGCCGCAGGCGACGGAGACGACTCGTATCACGATCACGCCAAGCCATGCCGGTCAGCAGATATTGGGCATGGGCACCTCGATGGAGGAGACCACGATCAGCAATCTGGCGAGGATGAGCCCCGCCCGCCGGGAGGAGGTTCTACGGCTTCTGGTCGATGAGGAATCGGGCATCGGGCTGAACCTAATCCGGATTACACTGGGAACCTCGGATTTTACCGGACAGACCTTTTATACGTACAATGATATGCCCGAAGGGGTAACCGATTTTGAGCAGCGGTATTTTTCGATAGAAAAGGATGTTGGGCTCGGAATCGTAGAAACCATTCAGCAGCTGATCGCGCTGGCGCCGCAGGTTAGGATATTTGCCTCCTCCTGGAGTCCGCCAGCCTGGATGAAGACGAGCGGCAGCCTGAAGCGGGGCAGCTTGAAGGAGGGGCCGGAGTACACTGCGGCCTTGGCGAAATATTACCGGCTAGCCATTCAGGCCTACCAGGAGCACGGGATTCCGATCTATGCGATGACTCTGCAGAATGAGCCGTTGTTCGAGACGGATTATCCGAGCTGCTATATGCCGCCTGAGAGGCAGAGAGAGCTGGCCGTCGCCTTGCGGCAGGAGCTGGATCAGCATGGGCTGGAGACGAAAATATGGATTTTTGATCATAATTTCAGCGATGCTTGGGCATACGTCACGCCTATTCTGAACGATGCAGCTGGATGCGGCGCCGTTGACGGGATTGCGCTGCATGACTACGAAGGCTCACCAGAGGTCATGAGCGAAATTCATGCCGCTTATCCGGACAAGCCGATCTATTTGACGGAGCGTTCTTTGTGGGGAACGGCCGGTGCAGACCGGATGGCGCAGTATTTCCGCAATTACGCCTGCAGCTACAACGCCTGGGTGACGATGCTGGACAGCAATATCAGCCCGCATCAATGGCTCGGAACGCCGGGACCTACGATGATGATCCAGGATGCTGCGGATGCAGACAACTATTGGATCATCCCGGAATATTACCTGCTGGGGCAGTACACCCGGTTCGTGGAGCCGGGGGCGTACAGGGTAGCCAGCGATTATGGCTCCAGGGAGACCGTGACGAACGTCGTTTTCCGCAATCCGGGCGGCGAACTCATTGCCGTCGTGATTAACCAGAGCGAATCGGAGCAGGAATTCTGTGTGCTCTGCGAAGGGCGGCAGTGGACGGCCAAGCTTCCAGCGAAGACGGTGGGAACCTATCGTTGGCGAGCCGGCGCGGGCACAGTTTATTGCTAAGCGAGAATGCGAGTGGAGAGATAGGGGGCGGCTTCTGCTGCCCCGGACCTGACGCATGAGCTAGCAATGCAGCTAAGCGCTGGGCAGGGTCCCATAATGAGCTAAGGCAGCCAAGGGCTTGCCAAAAATGTAAGCGTTATTATTTTGAGGGGAGCTGAGAATACGCATGAAAGGCATGAGGATTACGAAGCAGAGCAAGTCCGTCTTGTCTCTCATTTTAAGCACGTCACTCGTCTTATCGATGTTGTCCGGACTGTTTGCCAGTTCTGTCGGCGCGGCATCCGAGCCGGTTGAGGTATGGGTTACGACGGGGGATAAGTCCAAGCTGTTACACCAAGAGCCGGATATTGCGTTTGGTCCGGCGGGCGGGGCAAGCCCGTACACGATTCATGTGGACGAGAATACGACTTATCAGGAAATCGAAGGCTTTGGAGCGGCGTTGACCGATTCATCAGCCTGGCTCCTGGGGGAAGTGCTGACCGACGCAGCGCGTGATGAAGTGATGGAGCAGTTGTTCGATGTCAACCAGGGCATCGGCTTCAGCTACATTCGGTTGCCAATGGGCTCCAGTGACTTTGCCCGCTCGCACTATACGTACAACGATACGGCGGGAAATGCGGAGGATCTTTCGTTAAGCCAGTTTTCGATCGATCATGACCGGCAGTATATCATTCCCGTGTTGAAGCAGGCTCTGGCGATGAATCCCGAAATCAAGATCATGGGCTCTCCATGGAGCGCCCCCGCCTGGATGAAGGATAACAAGTCGCTGGCCAAAGGCAAGCTGAAGCCGGAGTATTACGATGCCTACGCCCGGTACTTCGTGAAGTTCATCGAGGCTTATGCCGCGGAAGGCATTGAGATCGACGCAGTTACGATTCAGAACGAGCCGCATCACGAAGCCGACAACTATGCCAGCATGCGCATGGAGGCGACGGAGCAGGCCGAGTTCATCAAGAATCATTTGGGCCCGGCCTTCGCGGCGGCGAATATCGATACGAAAATATTAATTTGGGATCATAACTGGAGCGACCCGGATTATCCAATCGAGGTGCTGAACGACCCGGAGGCGAAGCGGTACATTGCGGGTTCGGCCTTTCACGGATATGCGGGAAAAGTAGAAAATCAGGCTCAGGTGCATGATTTGCATCCCGATAAAGGCATTTATTTTACGGAGAGCTCCGGCGGAGATTTTGCACCCGTCTTCGGCGACAACCTGGCTTGGGATGTGCAGAACCTGATCATCGGTTCGACCCGCAATTGGGCCAAGACGGTGCTGAAATGGAACCTGGCTCTCGATGAGGATTACGGCCCGCGGGTGGGCGGCTGTACGGACTGCCGCGGCGTGGTGACGGCGGATAAGCCGTCCAAATCGATTACTTCCTTGAATGAAGAATATTATGCGTTCGGTCATGCCAGCAAATTTGTGCGGCCAGGCGCGGTTCGCATCAAATCGAACACGCTCGGCAGCGGAAGCATCGAGAATGTGGCCTTCAAGAACAAAGACGGCTCCAAGGCGCTGATCGTACTCAATTCCGCCAAGTCGCAGCGGGAGTTTAAGGTACAGTGGGGCGCCCAGAGCTTCACATATACTCTGCCTGCGGGGGCGGTCGCTACCTTTACCTGGGACGGAGCGCCGACGGGAAATGCCGGCGTGAATCCTTACGGCCGGGTTGAGGCCGAGGACTACGCGAATGCCAGCGGCATTCAGACCGGAGTGGCAGCCGATGCAGGAGGGGGCTCTTACGTAGCGCCTGCGGGCAATGAAGGATATATCGCCTTCGATAACGTGCAGTTCGTGGACGGCACGGCGACCGTGAAGGTCCGGGCGGCCGCAGAGCAGGACGCGTCGATCGAATTCCGGACAGGCTCGCCGCAAGGGCAGCTGCTGGGCGAAGTGCGCCTGGCGAATACCGGAGGATTGCAGCAGTGGGTGACGAAGAGCACTGTGATCCAGCATGCGGCAGGTACGCATCCGCTGTATGTCGTGCTCAAAGGACAGGTGCATTTGAACTGGTTCCAGTTCTCGTTCGAGCACTACCGCGATACGCTGAACTACTTGTCCTACAACGGCGGCTTTGAGGAAGGCACGCTTGAGGACTGGGAAGAATGGATGCCGGCCGGTCAGGAAGCTGCGCACAAGGCTGAAATGGGCGATGCCCGCAGCGGCGAATACAAGCTGACCCACTGGGCGGGTCAAGCCTACGAGCAGAGAACCTACCGGACGGTACAGGTTCCGAATGGAACTTATAAGGCCTCAGTATGGCTTCGCAAAGGGGACAACATCGAAATTCAGCTGGAGGCCAAAAATTACGGCGGACCAGACCGCTCCGTGACGGCGAATGTAGGATTCACCGGCGACTACAGGCAATATGTGCTGGACGACATCCGGGTCACGAACGGCCAGTTGGAAATCGGCGTCCATTCCAAAGCTACGGTGGGCGAATGGGCCACCTTTGATGACTTCGAATTGACGCCTGTGACGACGAATGCGCCTGCTGCGGGCGGGGGCGCCGGAGCTCCGGCGGTACCGGGTCAGGTTAGCGCCGCGGTGACGGGCGGATTCCATGCCGAGCTGCGGTGGGATTCTGCAGGCAGCGACGTCAATGGCTATAAAATTTACCGTTCCGTTAAGGATATTGCCGGCGCGACGGTCATCGACGGCGTGTATGTTGATTTCGTGGAAGCCGGCATGACAGGGGCAGCCAGCCTAACTTTTACGGATGAGGGTTTAAGAGGAGACACAACGTATTATTATGTGGTGACGGCTTTCAATGACCATGGCGAATCCGGGGTGTCGCAGCAGGTCAGCATCACTACAGCTTCGGGTACCGATACCGTTCCGCCTGCTGTGCCTGCGGGCCTCAAGGCAGAAGCTGGAGTAGAGCAGGCTGCTTTAAGGTGGAATTACAGCCTAGACAGTGATTTTGCGAGATATTATGTATATCAAAATGACGCCAGAATCGCTTCCGTCGAGCCGGCCACCGAATCGAGATTTGTGGCAAAAGGCTTGCAGCCTGGCGCGGAATACCGGTTCGCGGTAACAGCGGTTGACCAGGCGGGCAACGAGTCGGCGAAGTCTACCGAGGTTACGGTAATCCCGTTGTCTGCCGGCACTTTGATTCCGTTTGAGAATATGGACTTCGAGCTCGGCACTTTTGCCGGATGGTCGGAGTGGCACCCGGAACAGCAGCCAATCGCCCAGTTCGTCGACAACGACAGCCCAAGAGGACAATACAAATTAACGCATTGGGGCTCAGGGGATTATATTCAATCGACGTTCCGCACGCTGGAGGTGCCAAACGGCAAATACAAGGTTCAAGTGTGGGCCCGGACGGGCGGAGGCCAGAACAAATTCCAGCTGGAGGTTAAAAATTACGGCGGAGAGAGTCTGGCCAGAGATATGCGTAAAGCCGACGGCGGAAGCTGGACGCCGTTCTTCCTTGATAACATCCAAGTCACGAACGGCCAGCTGGAAATCGGCGTCTATTCGGACGCTAAAGCCGGCAATTGGGCCGCGATCGACGATTTCCAAGTGTTCAGCTATGCGCCATCCGCGCCAACAGGAATCAAAGCGATCGGCGGCGATCAAAGCGCCTCGCTGCAGTGGCAGCGGAACACGGAATTCGACATGGCTTCCTATAATGTGTACCAGGACGGAAGCCTGGTGCGCAATGTGACTTCACCTACCGTAGTTATCGAGGGCCTGACGAACGAGCAGCTCTACACCTTCGCCGTTCGGGCGGTAGATACGGACGGGAACGAGTCGCTGTCATCCCGGTCCGTCACCGTAACACCGCGCGTCCCGGTGCCGGTGGAGAACGCGGGCTTCGAGCATGGCGACACGACGGGCTGGAGCAGCTGGAACCCCGGCGGCGATGCCCATTTTGTCGATAGCGACAATCCGCGTACAGGGAATTATAAGCTCACGCATTGGGCGGGAGCCGACTACATGCAGAATACGTATCGAACGATCAGCTTGGCCAGCGTGACAGATGATACCTACCAAGCATCGATCTGGGTGAGAACCGGAGCTGATCTGAATGCCCTCCGTATGGAAATCAAAAAATACGGCGGCCCGGATCTGGAGATTGATTTAAGCTCAGCCAGTTCTTCCGATTGGACGCTGTTCATCAGTGAGCCATTTAAAATCACGAGCGGGGAAGTGGAAATCGGCTTGTTCACGGATGCCAAAGGCGGCAATTGGACGGCGTTCGACGACTTCCAGCTGATCCAGGTCAATCACGGGGACAGCGTCCCGGTGACCGGGATTTCTCTCGTTCCTGCGGAGCTGACGCTGAATCTTGCGAATCATCGGACGCAGGCTTTAACAGCCGTCATCACGCCGGACAACGCTACCCACCGGGAGGTAGAGTGGAGCAGCGATAACGAGTCGGTCGCGGTCGTGAACGGCGGGGTAGTCACAGCGGTAGGCCCCGGGGCGGCGACAGTGACGGCGACCACGGTGGATGGCGGTTATTCGGCCAGTGCAAGAGTGACGGTGATTGCAGGACCGACTTCACCTCAGCCTGAGCCGACGCCAAGCCCGGGTTCAGGGTCGTCCTGGAGCGGCTCGGGAAGCACCGGCCAGTCCGCTCAACAGTCTGTGGACAAGGAGAACAAGCCGACCGTTACACGGAATGGCAGCACTGGAGTAATTGGCAATTTCCCTAGCCAGGCAGCATTGATCCAGGTTAGTGGAAAGCTGCTGAAGGAAGCGGCTTCTGGCGATGGGGTAACGAAACTGCTGTTGGATCTTAGCGAGGCTTCCGAATCCGAGCCGCTCGTCATTGAGCTGCCGGTGCAGGCACTATATGAGATTGCCGCTGCAACCAGCAATCTGTCCCTGGCGTTCCAGACGAGACATGCGGAATACGAGTCGAGTTTGTCCGCCATGCTGCCTGCCGTTCAACCGGCAGATGATCAGGCCGTGCTGCGGATTGAAATCGGAGAAGCCGCAGACATCGCCAATCTGCTGGGCGATGCCGTCAGAAGCTCGCTGATCGCAGCTGTCCCGGCGTTTCATATCCAGCTGCAATCCGGCGGGATGAGTACCGAGATTAGCCGCTTTGGCAAGGCTTATCTCTCCCGGACGTTAAAGCTGGACTCTAAGGTCGATCCGTCTGGAATCACGGGGATCGCCATTGATCCTGCAACGGGGCAAATGAGTTTTGTTCCGCTGACCGTGCTGCATACGGAAGATGGTCAGGTGCATGCGGTGTTAAAGA from Paenibacillus woosongensis includes the following:
- a CDS encoding extracellular solute-binding protein: MLKTKKRLSLLLVLSLMITLLAACGGGTASNSPGNEGTEKAANGEGAAGEKLEKVKLTWYLVGDAHKDQSKIVAEWNKMLERDLNTTVDLKFTTWNDWMTKYNLLLTSGEKIDMIFASSWADFYKLSKQGAFLDLKDLLPQYAPVTWGNVPKEDWDSVTVSGGIYAVPNTNPEYTPLGYVYREDWRKEFGLPEFTDLDSIEAYLDAVKTQKKVIPINGAAYENVNSLYKFWNDFQLIGGDVIGATSYDNPRDIQILPYTEEFEAWVKRMKTWEQKGYWNKNALSSNQEAGDFIKTGQGAIYWRNPSSAGGFINEVKAKNLDMEIGYFPFSRFHNYVIPTLPSSNAMAIPKSSVNPERSLMVLDKLRNDPEYFNLMTYGIEGTHWAKGEDDKTIVIPAPGVNLDETPRYDIASWGWRYEPNMKKEKGGWDGLDVLKEEFKPISKPDIFGPIYLDYAPVKAELAAVNQVFEQYGKPLMLGLTSDVDASLKTYREKLKTAGVDKLLEYIQEEANKYFDERGIE
- a CDS encoding glycoside hydrolase family 30 protein, with the protein product MHSTKQLSDAVEVWWSSEADPGKLKWFEGPRDIPYRLSRQPDIALTLPQATETTRITITPSHAGQQILGMGTSMEETTISNLARMSPARREEVLRLLVDEESGIGLNLIRITLGTSDFTGQTFYTYNDMPEGVTDFEQRYFSIEKDVGLGIVETIQQLIALAPQVRIFASSWSPPAWMKTSGSLKRGSLKEGPEYTAALAKYYRLAIQAYQEHGIPIYAMTLQNEPLFETDYPSCYMPPERQRELAVALRQELDQHGLETKIWIFDHNFSDAWAYVTPILNDAAGCGAVDGIALHDYEGSPEVMSEIHAAYPDKPIYLTERSLWGTAGADRMAQYFRNYACSYNAWVTMLDSNISPHQWLGTPGPTMMIQDAADADNYWIIPEYYLLGQYTRFVEPGAYRVASDYGSRETVTNVVFRNPGGELIAVVINQSESEQEFCVLCEGRQWTAKLPAKTVGTYRWRAGAGTVYC
- a CDS encoding S-layer homology domain-containing protein; the protein is MKGMRITKQSKSVLSLILSTSLVLSMLSGLFASSVGAASEPVEVWVTTGDKSKLLHQEPDIAFGPAGGASPYTIHVDENTTYQEIEGFGAALTDSSAWLLGEVLTDAARDEVMEQLFDVNQGIGFSYIRLPMGSSDFARSHYTYNDTAGNAEDLSLSQFSIDHDRQYIIPVLKQALAMNPEIKIMGSPWSAPAWMKDNKSLAKGKLKPEYYDAYARYFVKFIEAYAAEGIEIDAVTIQNEPHHEADNYASMRMEATEQAEFIKNHLGPAFAAANIDTKILIWDHNWSDPDYPIEVLNDPEAKRYIAGSAFHGYAGKVENQAQVHDLHPDKGIYFTESSGGDFAPVFGDNLAWDVQNLIIGSTRNWAKTVLKWNLALDEDYGPRVGGCTDCRGVVTADKPSKSITSLNEEYYAFGHASKFVRPGAVRIKSNTLGSGSIENVAFKNKDGSKALIVLNSAKSQREFKVQWGAQSFTYTLPAGAVATFTWDGAPTGNAGVNPYGRVEAEDYANASGIQTGVAADAGGGSYVAPAGNEGYIAFDNVQFVDGTATVKVRAAAEQDASIEFRTGSPQGQLLGEVRLANTGGLQQWVTKSTVIQHAAGTHPLYVVLKGQVHLNWFQFSFEHYRDTLNYLSYNGGFEEGTLEDWEEWMPAGQEAAHKAEMGDARSGEYKLTHWAGQAYEQRTYRTVQVPNGTYKASVWLRKGDNIEIQLEAKNYGGPDRSVTANVGFTGDYRQYVLDDIRVTNGQLEIGVHSKATVGEWATFDDFELTPVTTNAPAAGGGAGAPAVPGQVSAAVTGGFHAELRWDSAGSDVNGYKIYRSVKDIAGATVIDGVYVDFVEAGMTGAASLTFTDEGLRGDTTYYYVVTAFNDHGESGVSQQVSITTASGTDTVPPAVPAGLKAEAGVEQAALRWNYSLDSDFARYYVYQNDARIASVEPATESRFVAKGLQPGAEYRFAVTAVDQAGNESAKSTEVTVIPLSAGTLIPFENMDFELGTFAGWSEWHPEQQPIAQFVDNDSPRGQYKLTHWGSGDYIQSTFRTLEVPNGKYKVQVWARTGGGQNKFQLEVKNYGGESLARDMRKADGGSWTPFFLDNIQVTNGQLEIGVYSDAKAGNWAAIDDFQVFSYAPSAPTGIKAIGGDQSASLQWQRNTEFDMASYNVYQDGSLVRNVTSPTVVIEGLTNEQLYTFAVRAVDTDGNESLSSRSVTVTPRVPVPVENAGFEHGDTTGWSSWNPGGDAHFVDSDNPRTGNYKLTHWAGADYMQNTYRTISLASVTDDTYQASIWVRTGADLNALRMEIKKYGGPDLEIDLSSASSSDWTLFISEPFKITSGEVEIGLFTDAKGGNWTAFDDFQLIQVNHGDSVPVTGISLVPAELTLNLANHRTQALTAVITPDNATHREVEWSSDNESVAVVNGGVVTAVGPGAATVTATTVDGGYSASARVTVIAGPTSPQPEPTPSPGSGSSWSGSGSTGQSAQQSVDKENKPTVTRNGSTGVIGNFPSQAALIQVSGKLLKEAASGDGVTKLLLDLSEASESEPLVIELPVQALYEIAAATSNLSLAFQTRHAEYESSLSAMLPAVQPADDQAVLRIEIGEAADIANLLGDAVRSSLIAAVPAFHIQLQSGGMSTEISRFGKAYLSRTLKLDSKVDPSGITGIAIDPATGQMSFVPLTVLHTEDGQVHAVLKTNNADDRIIAIIAVQAKTFADIQAHWAKTGIEALSARFIIHGTANGTFDPQQQVTRAEWVSMLVRALGLAQGGTQSTHSFTDVPEAAWYKDSVQTAVEAGLIQGFADGTFKANEAVTREQMAVTLLKAMELADGPQNEAAGSQAQLNMTTLKDAQDVSAWAVEAMSRLTGTGILAGDNQGLLQPNRQASRAEAAVVLHKVLQRLNFITE